A stretch of DNA from Euzebyales bacterium:
GCTGTGTTGACCGCCGCGCAGTTCCTGATGGTCCTGGACCGGGCGGTCATGAACGTCTCGATCAGCCAGCTGGTCACAGACTTCGACACGACGGTGACCGTCATCCAGGGCGTCATCACCCTGTACTCGTTGGTGATGGCCGCCCTCATGGTCACGGGGGGCAAGGTCGGCGATCTCGTCGGGCGGCGCCGTGCCTTGCCATCGGACTCGTCATCTATGCGGCGGGATCCGCGTTGACGCCGCGTGGTCGGTGCCCGCGCTCGGCTTCGGCTGGTCGGTGCTGGAAGGGATCGGCGCGGCACTGGTGCTGCCTGCCCTCGTCGCGCTGATCGCGGCAACTATGCGGGCCGCGACCGTGTAGTGGCCTACGCCCTGATCGGTGGCGTCGCCGGCGTCGGCATCGCCGTCGGGCCGATCCTCGGAGGCTGGCTGACCACGGACTACACCTGGCGGCTCGTGTTCATTGGCGAGGTCGTCGTCGCCATCGCGATCCTCGGGTCCCCTGCGCATCATCAGTGAGGTCGAGCGGACCGGCCCGGCGCCGCAGCTCGACTGGGTCGGTTCGGTGTTGTCGGCGGCCGGGCTCGAGCTGGCGGTGTTCGGGATCCTGCAGGCGAGCACGTGGGGCGGGCTGCTGCCGAAGAACTCACCGGTCGAG
This window harbors:
- a CDS encoding MFS transporter → MKKWGALAVLTAAQFLMVLDRAVMNVSISQLVTDFDTTVTVIQGVITLYSLVMAALMVTGGKVGDLVGRRRALPSDSSSMRRDPR